The following proteins are encoded in a genomic region of Spirosoma sp. SC4-14:
- a CDS encoding SNF2-related protein has product MAERITYGKTWWGQQWLNALTSIDKANRLPRGKTYANKGAVQGLTISQNQISASIKGSAPRPYRTRLTVQLFTDEQKRSLLSEIQKNPAILAQLLNRQLPPELTEFADRQGIQLFPRSFQDLIMGCSCPDEAIPCKHLAAVVYVVANEIDRNPFQVFLLKGLDILTELQKWQPEAVAGTLDTVVSLRELGTDELPDEDEDWRPDDKIRAGLDFSTIPPLADQLLGLLSTDVTFTKSDFHKSLSKAYKLFSKPLIESQLAKPDLNEIHHPNPSDSIELQLDEVMKVKKISMFSEHGEPRSIAGFTMSDLINWLNTLTESDWDEMSDSVRALYLTQQFATVLLRRGAVVPQLLRVGPTEDQYRVRWLPAMLNETIKHLTSQLATQLPPTLLTVRWQKEWLALPDDQQILTLCSIFLRRVIKPTTIELWERWPLEDADRLFFGVETLRFEGFGRKEMPVAIQLWLNDFFLTHKRFVPIIAVEDNEYGDEFKLSLLIQDRETAHTNNSLDQPIPLPELLAKKKHERIRMAVLQDLLVLSRHFPDLAQLTKLNGPHALSYSPDQFVQVLLETLPRMQLLGIALWLPKSLQHWVRPQVGGRLKAKVSDKNAFMRIDDMLTFDWQVAIGDEMVSVNEFQKLVGRSSGLVKIKDQYVLIDPTELAKLYKQLENPPELTSTDLLKAALTEEYKGARLGLSAEVRKLVKQFTDSEAQPLPQALHATLRPYQQRGYDWLLKNTTLGMGSLLADDMGLGKTLQVISLLLKFKQDGRFKKQKGLVVLPTTLLTNWQKEIIRFAPDLMVRVYHGTNRKLATTKTDDYDLLLTTYGVVRSDLDTLKKTTWATVIIDEAQNIKNPDTEQTKAVKALKAPIRIALSGTPVENRLSEFWSIMDFVNKGYLGGLGKFNEDFGKPIQQERDHQKLDLFRRITSPFLLRRVKTDRSIISDLPDKIENNQFCSLTTEQAALYESVVQESLRAIQEKDGIARRGLVLKLMTALKQIGNHPYQYLKRGNNTPVLSGKATLLLNLLENIYASHEKVLIFTQYREMGELLQQFIQQSFGMQPLFLHGGTSRADRDEMVEQFQRNRSDHTFILSLKAGGTGLNLTQANHVIHYDLWWNPAVESQATDRAFRIGQTKNVLVYRLMNQGTLEEKIDAMIRTKRELADLSVQTGETWLGDLSDAELKELVMLG; this is encoded by the coding sequence ATGGCGGAACGCATCACCTACGGCAAAACGTGGTGGGGGCAACAATGGCTTAATGCCCTGACAAGCATTGACAAGGCAAATCGGTTACCTCGTGGCAAAACCTATGCCAACAAAGGAGCTGTTCAGGGCTTAACCATTTCCCAAAATCAGATCTCAGCGTCTATTAAAGGATCTGCTCCCCGGCCCTATCGAACCAGGCTGACGGTTCAGTTGTTTACCGATGAGCAAAAGCGGAGCCTATTATCTGAAATTCAAAAAAATCCGGCTATTCTGGCTCAGCTTCTGAATAGACAGTTGCCTCCCGAACTAACTGAGTTTGCCGACCGACAGGGTATTCAGCTCTTTCCTCGTTCGTTTCAGGATCTAATTATGGGCTGTTCCTGCCCCGACGAAGCGATTCCGTGCAAGCACCTTGCCGCCGTTGTTTATGTAGTTGCCAATGAGATCGACCGAAATCCATTTCAGGTTTTTCTACTGAAAGGACTTGACATACTGACCGAGCTCCAGAAATGGCAACCTGAGGCCGTTGCTGGTACACTGGATACGGTCGTATCCTTACGGGAACTCGGTACCGATGAATTGCCCGATGAAGATGAAGACTGGCGCCCAGATGACAAAATTCGCGCGGGGCTCGACTTCTCAACCATTCCTCCACTGGCCGACCAACTGTTAGGGCTCCTATCAACCGATGTTACATTTACCAAAAGCGATTTTCATAAATCGCTCAGTAAAGCCTACAAGCTGTTCAGCAAACCACTTATTGAAAGTCAGCTTGCGAAACCCGACCTGAACGAAATTCATCATCCCAACCCAAGCGACAGCATTGAACTGCAACTCGATGAGGTGATGAAAGTTAAGAAAATCAGCATGTTCAGCGAACACGGTGAGCCTCGTTCGATAGCTGGGTTTACCATGAGCGACCTGATCAACTGGCTCAATACACTCACCGAATCGGACTGGGACGAAATGAGTGATTCGGTACGGGCACTCTACCTGACGCAGCAGTTTGCGACGGTGCTGCTTCGGCGAGGGGCGGTTGTGCCTCAACTCCTGCGCGTTGGCCCAACCGAAGATCAGTATCGCGTTCGATGGCTTCCGGCCATGCTCAATGAAACCATTAAGCACCTGACCAGCCAACTGGCTACCCAGCTTCCACCAACACTTTTGACCGTACGCTGGCAGAAAGAATGGCTGGCTCTACCCGACGATCAGCAAATTTTAACCCTGTGTTCAATTTTCTTACGGCGGGTTATTAAGCCAACGACCATTGAGTTGTGGGAACGCTGGCCGCTGGAAGATGCCGACCGGCTGTTTTTTGGCGTCGAGACGCTCCGATTCGAAGGCTTTGGCCGCAAAGAAATGCCGGTAGCCATTCAACTCTGGCTCAACGATTTCTTTTTGACGCACAAACGCTTTGTGCCAATTATTGCAGTTGAAGACAATGAGTATGGCGATGAGTTTAAACTAAGCCTTCTGATTCAGGACCGCGAAACGGCCCATACCAATAACTCGCTCGATCAGCCAATTCCACTGCCCGAATTACTGGCCAAGAAGAAACACGAACGCATACGAATGGCCGTTTTGCAGGATCTTCTGGTGCTCTCGCGGCATTTCCCCGATCTGGCTCAGCTCACAAAACTAAACGGCCCTCATGCCTTATCGTACTCACCCGATCAGTTTGTGCAGGTTTTGCTCGAAACGCTTCCTCGAATGCAATTGCTGGGTATTGCTCTCTGGCTGCCAAAGTCGCTCCAGCATTGGGTAAGGCCACAGGTGGGTGGACGACTGAAAGCCAAAGTTTCCGACAAAAATGCCTTTATGCGGATCGACGATATGCTTACCTTCGACTGGCAGGTGGCTATTGGCGACGAGATGGTGAGTGTGAACGAGTTTCAAAAACTGGTTGGGCGCTCCAGTGGCCTGGTCAAAATTAAGGATCAGTATGTGCTGATTGATCCAACCGAGCTTGCCAAACTGTATAAACAGCTCGAAAACCCACCCGAACTGACCAGTACCGATCTACTAAAGGCAGCTCTGACCGAAGAATATAAAGGAGCCCGGTTAGGCTTATCGGCCGAGGTGCGGAAACTGGTCAAACAATTCACCGACAGCGAAGCCCAACCGCTGCCTCAGGCGCTCCATGCCACACTTCGGCCCTACCAACAACGAGGATACGATTGGCTCCTGAAAAATACAACCCTTGGTATGGGGAGCCTGCTAGCCGACGATATGGGTCTCGGAAAAACGCTCCAGGTAATATCATTGCTACTTAAATTCAAACAGGACGGTCGGTTCAAAAAACAAAAAGGATTAGTCGTATTGCCAACCACTCTGCTGACGAACTGGCAAAAAGAAATTATTCGCTTTGCGCCAGACCTAATGGTTCGGGTTTATCATGGAACAAATCGCAAACTAGCCACTACCAAAACCGACGACTACGATCTGTTACTAACCACCTATGGTGTTGTCAGATCGGATCTGGATACTCTGAAAAAGACAACCTGGGCAACCGTTATTATCGACGAAGCTCAAAATATTAAGAACCCGGATACCGAGCAAACCAAGGCAGTAAAAGCGCTGAAGGCACCAATTCGAATTGCCCTCAGCGGAACTCCCGTCGAAAACCGACTATCAGAATTCTGGAGTATTATGGACTTTGTGAATAAAGGCTATCTGGGCGGTTTGGGTAAGTTCAACGAAGATTTTGGAAAACCAATTCAGCAGGAACGCGATCACCAGAAACTTGATTTATTTCGGCGGATCACGAGCCCTTTTCTACTCCGGCGGGTTAAAACCGACCGCAGCATCATCAGTGACCTGCCCGATAAGATTGAAAACAATCAGTTCTGCTCGCTCACTACCGAACAGGCCGCTCTGTATGAAAGTGTAGTTCAGGAGAGCCTGCGAGCCATTCAGGAGAAAGATGGCATTGCCCGTCGGGGGCTAGTGTTAAAACTGATGACGGCGCTTAAGCAAATCGGTAACCATCCCTATCAATACCTCAAACGGGGCAACAATACGCCTGTTCTCTCTGGTAAGGCCACACTCCTGCTCAATTTGCTTGAAAACATTTATGCCAGTCACGAAAAGGTGTTGATTTTTACCCAGTATCGCGAGATGGGTGAGCTGCTACAACAATTTATCCAACAGTCGTTTGGGATGCAGCCGTTGTTTCTGCACGGTGGAACATCCCGCGCCGACCGCGACGAAATGGTGGAGCAGTTTCAGCGAAACCGGAGCGATCATACGTTTATCCTGTCGCTCAAAGCGGGTGGAACAGGCTTAAATCTGACCCAGGCCAATCACGTTATTCACTATGACTTGTGGTGGAATCCGGCCGTAGAATCGCAGGCTACTGATCGGGCGTTTCGGATCGGGCAAACCAAAAACGTACTGGTATACCGGCTTATGAACCAGGGCACGCTCGAAGAAAAAATCGACGCCATGATTCGCACCAAACGTGAATTGGCCGACCTGAGCGTTCAGACCGGCGAAACCTGGCTTGGCGACCTGAGCGATGCGGAATTAAAAGAATTGGTGATGTTAGGGTAA
- a CDS encoding anthranilate phosphoribosyltransferase has protein sequence MSMINLDLDAPVDTPLGRGIKHIGIGKYGSKPLPDDLLAECRAALADPASHPLQRGAFLGALLAKGPTPAEMALEEVIGKGAFSHPTFFINKVCPDLPVGMHPIATKLVRGHNLQVSEAHQLGDYLFGDDNCETFRGLAASIMRVRHETNEEYLGLMRAAESTFSPGFGPISCADRPLVQLAEPFDGVENSYLITPLLGQFFQKRGYGAISMVGRSGGPKFTLNALDLCMHLGCQFLQSNHELDTPLDRYGWVLDQKALSPALNRWVDRRRTIIKRPFLATLEKVLNPCHAQILVTSVFHITYQMKMAELALMAGFDAAIVMKRGLEGSLAPSTSRASGILCAVRTHRGHLFYQHFEADSPTFASFRTESDQQYDHPLATDNARLVQQFMAEGFSADADFDNRVRLAQAIYGRGLDWIEGQLRPQPVD, from the coding sequence ATGTCAATGATCAATCTGGATTTAGATGCTCCAGTCGATACACCGCTTGGGCGAGGTATCAAGCATATCGGTATTGGAAAGTACGGCAGCAAGCCGCTTCCTGATGATTTACTGGCCGAATGCCGAGCGGCACTGGCCGATCCGGCATCGCATCCACTGCAACGGGGCGCTTTTCTGGGGGCTTTGCTGGCTAAAGGGCCAACTCCTGCCGAGATGGCTCTGGAAGAAGTAATTGGTAAAGGGGCATTCTCACATCCTACTTTTTTTATTAATAAAGTATGCCCCGATTTGCCAGTTGGCATGCATCCCATTGCTACCAAACTGGTTCGGGGGCATAACCTGCAAGTGAGTGAAGCGCATCAGTTGGGCGACTATCTGTTCGGAGACGATAACTGCGAAACCTTCCGTGGGCTGGCTGCCAGCATTATGCGGGTGCGCCATGAAACCAATGAAGAGTACCTTGGGCTCATGCGGGCCGCTGAGAGCACTTTTTCGCCGGGGTTTGGGCCAATAAGTTGTGCAGACCGGCCGCTGGTGCAATTGGCCGAACCGTTCGATGGGGTCGAAAACAGTTATCTGATCACACCACTGCTGGGGCAGTTTTTTCAGAAACGTGGCTACGGAGCCATATCGATGGTGGGTCGATCGGGCGGACCAAAATTTACGCTTAATGCGCTTGATCTGTGTATGCATCTGGGATGCCAGTTTCTGCAAAGTAATCACGAACTCGATACGCCACTCGACCGCTATGGATGGGTACTGGATCAGAAAGCCTTGTCGCCAGCGCTGAATCGCTGGGTCGATCGCCGACGGACGATTATAAAACGGCCCTTTCTGGCAACTCTCGAAAAAGTACTGAATCCCTGCCATGCACAAATACTGGTAACGTCGGTATTTCATATCACCTATCAGATGAAGATGGCCGAACTGGCGCTTATGGCTGGTTTCGATGCGGCTATTGTAATGAAACGTGGTCTGGAAGGCAGTCTGGCACCATCGACCAGCCGGGCAAGTGGTATCTTATGTGCGGTTAGAACGCACCGTGGTCATCTCTTTTATCAGCATTTCGAAGCCGACTCGCCTACCTTTGCTTCGTTCCGAACCGAGAGCGATCAGCAATACGACCATCCGCTGGCTACCGATAATGCCCGCCTTGTTCAGCAATTTATGGCTGAAGGGTTCAGCGCCGATGCCGATTTCGATAATCGGGTGCGGTTGGCTCAGGCCATTTATGGCCGTGGGCTCGACTGGATTGAAGGACAATTGCGCCCACAGCCGGTTGATTAG
- the lhgO gene encoding L-2-hydroxyglutarate oxidase, protein MIDVVIIGGGIVGLATALQLKQQRSSLKVVLIEKEPAVARHQTGHNSGVIHSGLYYKPGSLKATNCIRGYHMLIDFCNAEGIPYDLCGKIVVATRPEEIPQLNTLYERGQLNGLAGLKKLSVAEMREIEPHVNGVAGMFVPQTGIIDYKQVSEKYAEKFQQLGGEIRLAERVEQVTPGTSLSIVVTNKGSYETKLVVNCAGLYSDKIAQLTQREAVDVRIVPFRGEYYKIRPEKEYLVKNLIYPVPDPNFPFLGVHFTRMIHGGVEAGPNAVLAFQREGYTKSDINLKELFETLAWPGFQKVAAKYWETGLGEMYRSFSKSAFTKALQALIPDVQEADLEPGGAGVRAQACDRTGGLLDDFAILETDKAINVVNAPSPAATSSLSIGKTVSEKVLARF, encoded by the coding sequence ATGATAGACGTCGTAATTATTGGTGGTGGCATTGTTGGACTGGCCACCGCATTGCAATTAAAGCAGCAACGATCCTCTTTAAAAGTTGTTCTGATCGAAAAAGAACCTGCCGTGGCCCGGCATCAGACAGGCCACAATAGCGGTGTTATTCACTCCGGATTGTATTATAAACCGGGAAGCCTCAAAGCAACCAACTGTATTCGAGGCTATCATATGCTGATCGATTTCTGCAATGCCGAAGGTATTCCCTACGACCTGTGCGGAAAAATTGTAGTAGCAACCAGGCCAGAAGAAATCCCACAGCTAAATACCCTCTATGAGCGTGGGCAACTTAATGGGCTCGCTGGGCTGAAAAAGCTGTCGGTTGCCGAAATGCGCGAAATTGAGCCGCATGTCAATGGTGTTGCGGGAATGTTTGTTCCACAAACGGGAATTATCGACTACAAGCAGGTTTCGGAGAAATATGCTGAGAAATTTCAGCAACTGGGTGGCGAAATCCGACTGGCTGAACGTGTTGAGCAAGTTACACCAGGCACTAGTCTGAGTATTGTCGTTACCAATAAGGGGAGCTATGAAACGAAACTGGTGGTGAACTGTGCCGGTCTGTATTCCGATAAAATTGCTCAGTTAACCCAGCGCGAAGCGGTCGACGTGCGCATTGTACCGTTTCGGGGCGAGTATTACAAAATACGGCCCGAAAAAGAATACCTCGTTAAAAATCTGATCTACCCGGTTCCCGATCCTAATTTTCCTTTTCTGGGCGTACACTTCACCCGGATGATACATGGAGGTGTTGAAGCGGGGCCTAATGCGGTGTTAGCATTCCAGCGTGAGGGCTACACAAAATCAGACATCAATCTAAAAGAACTGTTCGAAACACTGGCATGGCCAGGCTTCCAGAAAGTAGCTGCCAAATACTGGGAGACGGGTCTGGGCGAAATGTACCGATCATTCTCGAAGTCGGCCTTTACGAAAGCCCTACAGGCCCTGATTCCCGACGTGCAGGAAGCCGACCTGGAACCGGGCGGAGCGGGCGTTCGGGCGCAGGCTTGCGACCGAACGGGCGGTTTGCTCGACGACTTTGCTATTCTGGAAACCGATAAGGCCATCAACGTTGTCAATGCACCTTCGCCGGCGGCTACCTCATCGTTATCGATTGGAAAAACCGTTTCCGAAAAGGTGCTGGCCCGGTTTTAA
- a CDS encoding type II toxin-antitoxin system death-on-curing family toxin encodes MIYLTKAEIITINNYQVKAFGGNFVLPHNFLHEKNLDYLLEAVEAKMFGKALYPELYQKAGLYMFNIVCNHIFQDGNKRTGLQAAIIFVQLNNYTFKDSVDDDLLIEFTLDVASGKHSLESVQTWFKDHIQPL; translated from the coding sequence ATAATTACCATCAATAACTATCAGGTCAAGGCTTTTGGAGGCAATTTTGTGCTGCCTCACAATTTCCTTCATGAAAAAAATCTCGATTACTTACTGGAAGCTGTAGAAGCCAAGATGTTTGGCAAGGCCCTATATCCTGAACTATATCAAAAAGCAGGATTGTATATGTTCAACATTGTGTGCAACCATATCTTTCAGGATGGCAACAAACGAACAGGGCTACAGGCAGCAATTATTTTCGTGCAATTAAACAACTACACATTTAAGGATTCTGTCGATGACGATTTACTGATCGAGTTTACGCTCGATGTGGCATCAGGCAAACACTCGCTCGAATCTGTGCAAACGTGGTTCAAAGACCACATTCAGCCGCTTTAA